The following are from one region of the Eubacterium sp. MSJ-33 genome:
- a CDS encoding zinc-ribbon domain-containing protein, whose translation MSNSLSAVHPELIAEWSDKNLPLTPDSITFGSNEKVWWK comes from the coding sequence ATGAGCAACAGTTTATCGGCAGTACATCCCGAATTGATTGCCGAATGGTCGGATAAGAATTTACCGCTGACACCGGACAGCATAACTTTCGGCTCGAATGAGAAAGTATGGTGGAAGTAG
- a CDS encoding substrate-binding domain-containing protein, translated as MKKVPDDISVVGFDGTVISRFYTPRITSMGQDINSIAKRSVELLMKHIHYTLGCEHDYAPHNLIEGESVRRV; from the coding sequence TTGAAAAAAGTACCGGATGATATATCGGTGGTAGGTTTCGATGGTACAGTCATATCGAGATTTTACACACCGAGAATTACATCAATGGGTCAGGACATAAACAGCATTGCGAAGCGGAGTGTGGAGCTTTTGATGAAGCATATACATTACACACTGGGGTGTGAACATGATTATGCCCCACACAATCTGATCGAGGGCGAAAGCGTACGCAGAGTATAA
- the malQ gene encoding 4-alpha-glucanotransferase produces the protein MDKTAGILFAISSLPSKYGIGCFSKEAYKFVDWLVEAGQTFWQILPLGPTGYGDSPYQSFSTFAGNPYFIDLETLISEGLLTREECDSVDFGTDEQSVDYEKQYNGRYVLLRKACERSRHKNSTEYKAFLEKNEAWVYDYCLYMAVKNHFGGMNWTEWPEAIHSRTEEGLREYKEKLADEIDFQLFMQFQFFNQWYKLRAYANKKGIKIIGDIPIYVSLDSADAWSHPELFQLDEHCTPKAVAGCPPDGFSADGQMWGNPLYDWDYHKKTEYAWWIERLSFCFELYDVVRIDHFRGFDEYYSIPYGDKTAVNGSWKKGPGMDLFHTIEKKIGRKSVIAEDLGYITDTVRKLVADSGFMGTKVLEFAFDTRDTGSAREYLPHNYIENCVAYTGTHDNETLVGWWQEVDDEGRKKARDYLCDYYTPADKMYIPLIGVIMRSNAKICIVPIQDYLGLDNKSRMNTPSSVGSNWRWRVDSKALNKTFAKEIKAITVRYERCN, from the coding sequence ATGGATAAAACAGCAGGAATATTGTTCGCGATTTCCAGTCTGCCATCAAAGTATGGAATTGGCTGCTTTTCCAAAGAAGCATATAAATTTGTGGATTGGTTAGTGGAAGCTGGTCAGACGTTCTGGCAGATTTTACCTTTGGGACCTACCGGATATGGAGATTCTCCATACCAGTCGTTTTCCACATTTGCCGGGAATCCGTACTTCATAGATCTGGAAACTTTAATTAGCGAAGGTTTATTGACAAGAGAAGAATGTGATAGTGTTGACTTTGGAACAGACGAACAGTCTGTTGATTATGAAAAACAATATAATGGACGGTATGTATTGCTCCGCAAGGCTTGTGAGAGAAGCAGGCATAAGAACAGTACAGAGTATAAGGCGTTCTTAGAGAAGAATGAAGCGTGGGTGTATGACTATTGCTTATATATGGCAGTAAAAAATCATTTTGGTGGAATGAACTGGACTGAATGGCCGGAGGCAATTCATAGTCGTACAGAAGAAGGTTTACGTGAATATAAAGAGAAGCTGGCAGACGAAATTGATTTTCAGTTATTTATGCAGTTCCAGTTTTTCAACCAGTGGTATAAGCTCAGAGCTTACGCCAATAAAAAAGGAATTAAAATTATCGGAGATATTCCGATTTATGTATCATTGGATAGTGCAGATGCATGGTCGCATCCGGAATTGTTCCAGTTAGATGAACATTGTACACCGAAGGCTGTTGCGGGATGTCCGCCGGACGGATTTTCGGCTGATGGGCAGATGTGGGGAAATCCTCTTTATGATTGGGATTACCACAAAAAGACAGAGTATGCATGGTGGATTGAACGGCTTTCATTCTGCTTCGAGTTATATGATGTTGTACGTATTGATCATTTCCGTGGTTTTGATGAATATTATTCCATCCCATACGGGGATAAGACCGCGGTAAATGGCAGTTGGAAAAAAGGTCCTGGCATGGATTTGTTCCATACAATCGAAAAGAAGATTGGCAGGAAATCCGTGATTGCGGAGGATCTTGGCTATATAACGGATACAGTCCGTAAGCTTGTTGCAGATAGCGGGTTCATGGGGACGAAAGTGTTGGAATTCGCATTTGACACAAGAGATACGGGTTCGGCGAGGGAGTATTTACCTCATAATTATATTGAGAATTGTGTAGCGTATACAGGCACGCATGACAATGAGACACTGGTCGGCTGGTGGCAGGAGGTCGATGACGAAGGTAGGAAAAAAGCAAGAGACTATCTGTGTGATTACTATACACCGGCAGATAAAATGTATATTCCGCTCATTGGCGTAATCATGCGAAGTAATGCGAAAATCTGTATTGTTCCAATTCAGGATTACCTTGGCTTAGACAACAAGTCGAGAATGAATACACCTTCTTCGGTTGGCAGCAATTGGAGATGGCGGGTAGACAGCAAAGCGTTAAATAAGACTTTTGCCAAGGAGATAAAAGCGATTACGGTTCGTTATGAACGCTGTAACTAA
- a CDS encoding TIGR02452 family protein codes for MGRNTNVEVFEDTEKMCREHARLVEGVKKSRVGQKLILEKEPFPTPKLNIYEEKAHVVVSKKRSLEAARAYKGTKTAVHNFASAKNPGGGVVNGASAQEECLCRCSDLYFCLNTNAMMEGFYLPHRAMSSLLYNGDVIYTPDIIVFKSDDASPRTMPEKDWYEVDIITCAAPNLRHGILGGNTDLRTIHETRLRRMLDIAVTEGVESIVLGAFGCGVFMNDPAIVADASKRVLKDYLYAFKNIEYAVYCSSKNDSNYQAFHRALAEYCG; via the coding sequence ATGGGAAGAAATACAAATGTAGAGGTGTTTGAGGATACAGAGAAGATGTGCAGGGAACATGCACGGCTGGTGGAAGGTGTGAAGAAATCCAGGGTAGGGCAGAAACTGATCCTGGAGAAGGAACCATTCCCCACACCAAAGCTCAACATCTATGAAGAGAAAGCACACGTTGTTGTATCGAAGAAACGTAGTCTGGAAGCTGCGCGTGCTTATAAGGGAACGAAAACTGCCGTGCATAATTTTGCGTCGGCGAAGAATCCGGGCGGCGGAGTTGTGAATGGTGCTAGCGCACAGGAGGAATGCCTGTGCCGGTGTTCGGATCTGTATTTCTGTCTGAATACAAATGCGATGATGGAAGGCTTCTACCTGCCACATCGTGCGATGTCGAGTCTGCTCTATAACGGCGATGTCATCTACACGCCGGATATCATCGTGTTCAAAAGTGATGATGCATCCCCGCGCACGATGCCGGAGAAGGACTGGTACGAGGTCGATATAATTACCTGTGCCGCACCGAATCTGCGCCACGGAATTCTTGGCGGAAACACGGATTTAAGAACCATTCATGAGACACGCCTGCGCCGGATGCTGGATATCGCAGTGACCGAGGGCGTGGAGTCGATTGTGCTGGGTGCTTTCGGATGTGGTGTATTTATGAATGATCCTGCTATTGTGGCAGATGCTTCGAAGCGTGTGCTGAAGGATTATTTATATGCATTTAAGAATATCGAATATGCAGTATATTGCAGCTCGAAGAACGACTCGAATTATCAGGCGTTTCACCGGGCACTCGCGGAGTATTGTGGGTGA
- a CDS encoding sigma-70 family RNA polymerase sigma factor → MDSNLSYYVELAMQGDQSALEEIYKQTYWTVYYTCFSFLKNEQDAADTTQEVYVTVMNSLSTLQDKDKFLYWLNRIAVNKCKNILARNNPVPVDMDSAENVILEENENFLPEDYITNQEKRQLVMNIIRTCLNDVQFQTVFLHYFNGFSVSEIAEIMECPVGTVTYRLSVARGKIKQAVTQYENINNEKLYSVGAIPLLACLFTEEFKSLYHVSPTPANIFTSVSTNTLIKGAAKKGADGMLKTTKAKIIASAAGIVVVGGIAAAIILGNRDKGKDTTTVANITTESTITTEMGSEPSDTTAIADDTSSEENTGDATTPSADARNLDIKLEVVGEFSDGLAAVKENLHGNWGFIDEQGNLVIDFQYESVYDFREGLACVQNQYGFWGYIDKTGNVVIPCTYDHVTYFSP, encoded by the coding sequence ATGGATTCAAACTTAAGCTACTATGTAGAGCTGGCCATGCAAGGCGATCAGTCAGCACTGGAAGAAATCTACAAACAGACATATTGGACGGTCTATTACACCTGCTTCAGTTTTCTGAAAAATGAACAGGACGCGGCGGATACCACGCAGGAAGTCTACGTGACCGTCATGAATTCCCTGTCCACACTGCAGGACAAGGACAAATTCCTGTATTGGTTAAACCGCATTGCTGTAAACAAATGCAAGAACATTCTGGCACGAAACAATCCAGTTCCCGTGGATATGGATTCCGCAGAAAATGTCATCCTGGAAGAAAACGAAAACTTTCTGCCAGAGGATTACATCACGAATCAGGAGAAACGCCAGCTTGTGATGAATATTATCCGTACATGCTTAAACGACGTACAGTTTCAGACAGTATTTCTGCATTACTTCAACGGATTTTCCGTATCTGAAATTGCAGAGATCATGGAATGTCCGGTCGGAACGGTTACATACCGTCTGAGCGTTGCGCGCGGCAAAATCAAGCAGGCAGTTACCCAGTACGAGAACATCAACAACGAGAAGCTGTACTCTGTTGGAGCCATCCCGCTTCTTGCGTGCCTGTTCACAGAAGAATTCAAGAGTCTGTACCATGTCTCTCCGACACCTGCCAATATTTTTACTTCCGTCTCTACAAATACACTAATTAAAGGCGCAGCAAAGAAAGGAGCAGACGGAATGTTAAAAACCACAAAAGCAAAAATTATCGCCAGTGCTGCTGGCATCGTAGTCGTAGGAGGGATTGCAGCCGCAATCATCTTAGGCAACCGTGACAAAGGAAAAGATACGACAACGGTCGCAAACATCACGACAGAAAGCACAATTACAACAGAAATGGGATCCGAACCATCGGATACCACAGCCATCGCTGACGACACATCCTCTGAAGAAAATACCGGAGATGCAACCACTCCATCAGCGGATGCAAGAAATCTGGATATCAAATTAGAGGTCGTCGGAGAATTCTCGGACGGTCTTGCAGCAGTCAAAGAAAATCTCCACGGGAACTGGGGATTTATCGATGAACAGGGTAATCTCGTCATTGACTTCCAGTATGAATCCGTATATGATTTCCGCGAAGGACTTGCATGTGTTCAGAATCAGTATGGTTTTTGGGGCTATATCGACAAAACCGGAAATGTTGTCATCCCTTGTACATACGACCATGTAACCTACTTCTCCCCGTAG
- a CDS encoding RNA polymerase sigma factor, whose amino-acid sequence MDSNLSYYVELAMQGDQAALEEIYRRTYWTVYYTCFSFLKNEQDAADTTQEVYVTVMNSLSTLQDKDKFLYWLNRIAVNKCKNILARNNPVTVDMDVAENVILEENENFLPEDYITNQEKRQLVMNIIRTCLNDVQFQTVFLHYFNGFSVSEIAEIMECPVGTVTYRLSVARGKIKQAVTQYENINNEKLYSVGAIPLLACLFSEEFRSLYHVSPTPANIFNSVSTNTLAKAVAKKGADGMLKTAKAKIIASAAGIIVVGGIAAAIITGTRNKEKDPTTAGSITTEGTFTTEAADSTVEPEHKEDEVSTDDSSQSDGALSDENTSANTQSTEDGFCGLKNSYKDDYKATFGDIIYGTNDINSAELKLDGIETSVNDILSACIEDGNLKGYDSWLDLYISDRKDIGSVNIAAGETEKSVKFYKEAGDFSAAITLYFANYTDGDLPLSECTLTGAYVTDAVDLVFDDTIRLGSNIEDMISLYGTAYNAGGLSMSYKWANDECEYEINAYVDNDNKITKFEWYR is encoded by the coding sequence ATGGATTCAAACTTAAGCTACTATGTAGAACTGGCAATGCAGGGAGATCAAGCAGCGCTTGAGGAGATCTACAGGCGAACATACTGGACGGTATATTATACATGCTTCAGTTTCCTAAAGAACGAGCAGGACGCAGCAGATACCACGCAGGAAGTCTACGTGACTGTCATGAATTCCCTGTCCACACTGCAGGACAAGGATAAATTCCTGTACTGGTTAAACCGCATTGCGGTAAACAAATGCAAGAACATTCTGGCACGGAACAATCCGGTTACCGTAGATATGGATGTTGCTGAAAATGTCATCCTGGAAGAAAACGAAAACTTTCTGCCAGAGGATTACATCACGAATCAGGAGAAACGCCAACTTGTGATGAATATTATCCGTACATGCTTAAACGACGTACAGTTTCAGACAGTATTTCTGCATTACTTCAACGGATTTTCCGTATCTGAAATTGCAGAGATCATGGAATGTCCGGTCGGAACGGTTACATACCGTCTGAGCGTTGCGCGCGGCAAAATCAAGCAGGCAGTTACCCAGTACGAGAACATCAACAACGAAAAGCTGTACTCCGTTGGAGCCATCCCGCTTCTTGCCTGTCTGTTCTCAGAGGAGTTCCGGAGTCTGTACCACGTCTCTCCAACCCCTGCTAATATTTTCAATTCCGTCTCTACAAATACACTCGCAAAAGCAGTCGCAAAGAAAGGAGCGGACGGAATGTTAAAAACCGCAAAAGCAAAAATCATCGCCAGCGCCGCTGGCATCATAGTTGTAGGAGGAATTGCAGCCGCAATCATCACAGGCACACGAAACAAAGAGAAAGATCCAACCACCGCCGGCAGCATCACAACGGAAGGTACATTTACGACAGAAGCAGCAGACAGCACTGTGGAACCAGAGCACAAAGAGGATGAGGTCTCGACAGATGACAGCAGTCAGTCGGATGGTGCTCTTTCAGATGAAAATACATCTGCCAACACACAGAGTACGGAAGATGGTTTCTGTGGACTAAAAAATAGTTACAAGGATGATTATAAGGCTACATTTGGCGATATTATTTATGGAACAAATGACATTAATTCAGCGGAGCTTAAACTTGATGGCATTGAAACTTCTGTGAACGATATTTTATCCGCATGCATTGAAGATGGAAATCTAAAAGGTTATGATTCGTGGCTGGATTTATATATATCAGATAGAAAAGACATAGGAAGTGTAAATATTGCGGCAGGCGAAACAGAGAAATCAGTAAAATTTTATAAAGAAGCCGGTGATTTTTCAGCTGCAATCACATTATATTTTGCAAATTATACTGACGGTGACCTTCCATTATCCGAATGCACATTAACGGGTGCCTATGTAACGGATGCAGTGGATTTAGTCTTTGATGACACAATTCGATTGGGTTCTAACATAGAAGATATGATTTCGCTGTATGGTACGGCATATAATGCAGGTGGATTATCCATGTCATATAAATGGGCAAATGACGAATGTGAATATGAAATTAATGCCTATGTAGATAATGATAATAAAATCACAAAATTTGAGTGGTATCGTTAA
- a CDS encoding alpha/beta hydrolase: protein MINVAEIMKRGTENKELPLWVNMRHAWMVNDGLRDKDLEYPENVVQIKNLDYKKKLDAERFAAILDSWKMDKQREMLYASSGDASDIDSDSYVSNSLFDLCVPASYMGDSDKAYPVIVSVHGGGWFYGDKELYSHYCCHLVQSGFVVVNFNYRLAPQNKYPSAIEDVAYLVKYIDDHARVFGLDMNRFFMLGDSAGAQLTAQYCIAASNQEYREKLDYFTYDKLPVRVCLNCGAYDMGKRDDTISNWYLRKEGTLVVSEEQYRLFMDQLAYMNADFPEAYLMYSENDDLRFHTIELDKRMNDIGVAHVTRAFGAGHPESGHVFHLNLRNSDGVQCNEEECCFFKNK, encoded by the coding sequence ATGATAAATGTAGCAGAGATTATGAAGCGAGGAACGGAGAACAAAGAACTTCCGCTATGGGTGAATATGCGCCATGCGTGGATGGTGAATGACGGATTGCGCGACAAAGATCTGGAATATCCGGAAAATGTTGTACAGATCAAAAATTTAGATTATAAGAAGAAATTGGATGCAGAGCGGTTTGCTGCGATTTTGGATAGCTGGAAGATGGATAAGCAAAGGGAGATGTTGTATGCATCATCCGGGGATGCGTCGGACATTGATTCAGACAGCTATGTATCGAACAGTCTGTTTGATCTTTGTGTGCCGGCATCTTATATGGGAGACTCGGATAAAGCATATCCGGTGATCGTCAGTGTGCATGGTGGTGGCTGGTTTTATGGAGATAAGGAACTGTATAGCCATTATTGCTGTCATCTGGTACAAAGCGGATTCGTAGTTGTGAATTTTAATTATCGTCTGGCACCGCAGAATAAATATCCGTCTGCCATAGAGGATGTAGCATATCTCGTAAAATATATTGATGATCATGCGCGGGTGTTTGGCCTGGATATGAATCGGTTTTTCATGTTGGGAGATTCGGCGGGAGCACAGCTCACTGCGCAGTATTGCATTGCTGCGTCAAATCAGGAATATCGGGAGAAACTGGATTATTTTACCTATGATAAGCTGCCGGTTCGTGTTTGCCTGAATTGTGGTGCATACGACATGGGAAAACGGGATGACACGATCTCAAACTGGTATCTCAGGAAAGAGGGTACGTTGGTTGTGTCAGAAGAACAGTATCGGCTGTTCATGGATCAGTTAGCATATATGAATGCGGATTTTCCGGAAGCGTATCTGATGTACAGTGAGAATGATGATCTGCGGTTTCACACGATAGAACTGGATAAGAGGATGAATGATATTGGTGTGGCGCATGTGACGCGGGCATTTGGCGCTGGGCATCCGGAAAGTGGTCATGTATTTCATCTGAATCTTCGAAATTCGGATGGTGTACAGTGCAATGAGGAAGAGTGTTGTTTTTTTAAAAACAAATAA
- a CDS encoding AAA family ATPase, with product MIFQCPKDFVEKIRREEQDRMRSGCRYQGTMLSLNTKFENHYNNDRRMRAVISGMTGNKLTVVVACEADKIELASCVNYIGSVIPGAKFKKKTELTIEDFQREVQYANDRTWIGCEGEDLVDRLGLNIRAKRYLLTEGAMYKIEETICTGEDINKELSFAQLSDIMASDNFREEMERIYSDENEKKFYGHPVHYLVTAGEKKAAQEMIKILVSALVKNKRLLGGRVCSMYDLAGTAYRDEGFDVLFNAMKGGTVVVYLSIYQDTSRVKEYSGLMERFASKMETYGNDILFIFVDVSSQRNIADDAVAMMLKNADVVSIDEGHGDLEDAKAYLKRLAGKTVYKDYSTSDLDVFLPKDKVEYTASDVYQAYNHWYGKGLKTHVYKAYKEQDVVRLKVKNKPRTPYEELQKMIGLTEVKMVVDELCATARLKRTRKRFGIVDENFTMHMLFSGNPGTAKTTVGRLLAQILKNEEVLKRGQLVECGRQDLVGKYVGWTAKNVEEKFRSARGGVLFIDEAYALVEDGNTYGAEAINTIVQMMENFRDDVVVIFAGYPEKMKQFLDKNEGLRSRIAFHMNFPDYNTDELLDIMKRMLEQRQFRLEGQAAERKCRSIFETASKEAEFGNGRFVRNLLEHAIMRQANRLYEGADNDKEISKEEAMTLLADDFEMIGMKKERKTMGFATV from the coding sequence TTGATATTTCAATGCCCAAAGGACTTTGTGGAGAAGATACGACGGGAAGAACAGGATCGCATGCGGTCGGGATGCCGGTATCAAGGAACGATGTTATCATTGAATACAAAATTTGAAAATCATTATAATAATGACAGGCGAATGCGGGCAGTCATCAGTGGAATGACAGGAAATAAGTTGACTGTGGTGGTTGCCTGTGAGGCAGACAAAATAGAGCTTGCATCGTGTGTGAACTATATTGGAAGTGTCATTCCTGGTGCAAAATTCAAGAAGAAAACCGAACTGACGATTGAGGACTTTCAGCGGGAAGTACAGTATGCGAATGACAGAACATGGATTGGATGTGAAGGTGAAGATCTGGTTGACAGATTGGGATTGAATATTCGGGCGAAACGTTACCTCCTCACGGAGGGAGCTATGTATAAGATAGAAGAGACTATTTGTACAGGAGAAGATATCAATAAGGAGCTAAGCTTTGCGCAGCTTTCCGATATTATGGCATCGGATAATTTTCGGGAAGAAATGGAAAGAATCTATTCTGATGAAAATGAGAAGAAGTTCTATGGACACCCCGTGCATTATCTGGTTACGGCAGGAGAAAAGAAAGCGGCACAGGAGATGATCAAGATTCTGGTTTCCGCATTGGTGAAAAATAAACGACTGCTCGGTGGAAGAGTTTGTAGTATGTATGATCTTGCAGGAACCGCATACAGGGATGAAGGTTTTGACGTTTTATTTAATGCCATGAAAGGCGGAACGGTGGTTGTGTATCTGTCTATTTATCAGGATACCAGCCGGGTAAAGGAATATTCAGGCTTGATGGAACGGTTTGCTTCGAAGATGGAGACCTATGGAAATGATATCTTATTTATATTCGTGGATGTTTCGTCGCAGAGAAATATTGCAGACGATGCCGTGGCAATGATGCTTAAAAATGCAGATGTGGTCAGCATTGATGAAGGACATGGAGATCTGGAAGATGCGAAGGCATATTTGAAAAGGCTGGCTGGTAAGACGGTGTATAAAGATTATTCAACATCGGATCTGGATGTTTTTTTGCCTAAAGATAAGGTTGAATATACAGCATCGGATGTTTATCAGGCGTATAATCACTGGTATGGAAAAGGACTGAAAACGCATGTGTATAAGGCGTATAAGGAGCAGGATGTTGTACGGCTTAAGGTGAAGAATAAACCCAGAACGCCATACGAGGAGCTGCAGAAGATGATCGGACTTACTGAGGTAAAGATGGTGGTTGATGAACTCTGTGCTACGGCAAGGCTGAAAAGGACGCGGAAGCGGTTCGGAATTGTGGATGAAAATTTTACGATGCATATGCTTTTTTCAGGGAATCCGGGGACGGCTAAAACGACGGTAGGCCGATTGCTTGCACAGATCTTGAAAAACGAGGAAGTTCTAAAACGGGGACAACTGGTAGAGTGTGGACGTCAGGATCTGGTTGGAAAATATGTTGGCTGGACGGCGAAAAATGTGGAGGAAAAATTCAGATCTGCACGTGGCGGGGTTCTCTTTATTGATGAAGCATATGCACTTGTGGAAGATGGAAATACGTATGGTGCAGAGGCAATCAATACGATCGTACAGATGATGGAGAATTTCCGCGATGATGTAGTTGTGATATTTGCCGGGTATCCAGAGAAGATGAAACAGTTTCTGGATAAAAATGAGGGGCTGCGCAGCCGGATTGCGTTTCATATGAATTTCCCGGATTACAATACTGATGAACTTTTGGATATAATGAAGCGGATGCTGGAGCAAAGACAATTTCGCTTAGAGGGACAGGCGGCAGAGAGAAAATGTCGTTCGATTTTCGAGACTGCCTCCAAGGAAGCAGAGTTTGGAAATGGACGATTTGTAAGGAATCTGCTGGAGCATGCGATTATGCGTCAGGCAAATCGTCTGTACGAAGGTGCAGACAATGATAAGGAGATTTCAAAGGAGGAAGCAATGACATTGCTTGCAGATGATTTTGAGATGATTGGTATGAAGAAAGAGCGTAAAACAATGGGGTTTGCAACGGTATAA